Proteins encoded by one window of Halichondria panicea chromosome 8, odHalPani1.1, whole genome shotgun sequence:
- the LOC135339658 gene encoding uncharacterized protein LOC135339658 isoform X4: MANTHKGHSDSYWTLKMKEFAAGKPFGRGERPRKGTKWDLVSKEIERCPKHRNASNKDVLGRLIECTCGYHKPKTSTPPLQVASTSGGQKRPASVIPGQMTWEAPAKKRKGTQDPRFVPNFKAASHRTGSSLTALLPAAPTTTLPPTRTSAALPPTQTSAPLPPTSTFAPSLPPHTHTIIPHTHAHTLPPRATLPTTTPATLPSTTTSAPPPPTTTATLPTTTSATLPLTATTATSATLSPPLTTRELTPSPRKSNYSDRLPKYWKNHVCEADADWIGRQMFVAKGKLTDKLKIWWHPPSHDRIPSAQPHPEDYTLKRLCLWAPRMLWKVDFKCPQCTTTRYNLWSKGLYHNIRVVLDFKDRYYLAAEYYECRICKGTYAAWDHRILDQLDEGLRSHFPAVLTRQYGCDKSVITLLRSRTLGNSPSALRNKVWEVHSDHFLAQQLRYLSDCKRHRDGIGQHTTHCQYIEPPSLPPFPSREWFLAVYTRDVWNRLPLLLAAATSTYGSILKIDSTKKIAKKLQGAETDTANWATNVGNERGEVLVSILTDSESNESLARMANGLMGRYELAHISTPNVLYTNRDCCTQNGPSKYQALFSRWNGLEVRLDSWHFMRRLSGGCTSKSHPLYGTFMAKLSTAIFEWDETDYQRLVEAKLGEMMVAGLRNPSESAAKKAIKVAELARHCKRRTRGTAATIHLIESLLLTLKEATDSLGVPLIGEGMPEIWQEQRHHVACLQDVKDIHLYTVTGHLTKGGVTLPTVRCARGSTSLESFHLHMARFIPGTSASAVHYQAYLLEGLTRWNAARASAAHPAPSPISRTFTMARALAAARPTSSSPFRTFNMSLQEKVSKLSQDLMGLSLLPTDRPPAKYSGELFGVEYLYTQSGDVFQPNLDTEVEKGLDGVEDEGFQEGPEKIGGGPDLDSFCAPPPESSSDEESTNEGEEPEEALDSRGIAAVEVEITAPPPLSRTTIWRHRKAGESSTGPPTTASGMSLSRTTIWRHRKAGKSSTGPPTTASGRKQYSCGQCGDGVSTGGHTQFRGQRYCPKTAGVSKEDWLASKREEWKLKQQAKT; the protein is encoded by the exons ATGGCTAATACCCACAAAGGTCACTCTGATTCTTATTGGACGTTGAAGATGAAGGAATTTGCTGCTGGAAAACCTTTCGGGAGAGGAGAGAGGCCTAGGAAAGGCACAAAGTGGGATCTAGTATCCAAAGAGATCGAGAGGTGCCCCAAGCACAGAAATGCTAGCAACAAGGATGTGCTGGGGAGGCTCATCGAATGCACCTGTGGCTATCACAAGCCAAAGACTTCTACACCACCA CTACAGGTCGCTAGCACGTCAGGTGGGCAGAAGAGACCTGCAAGTGTG atACCGGGCCAGATGACTTGGGAGGCTCCTGCGAAAAAGAGAAAGGGAACACAAGACCCAAGATTTGTTCCTAATTTCAAG GCAGCTTCTCATCGAACTGGTTCCTCACTCACCGCACTTCTACCTGCTGCTCCTACTACTACTCTCCCTCCTACACGGACGTCTGCTGCCCTCCCTCCTACACAGACGTCTGCTCCTCTCCCTCCTACATCTACGTTTGCCCCATCtctacccccacacacacacacaataattccccacacacacgcacacacactccctccTAGAGCGACTCTCCCCACAACGACGCCTGCTACTCTCCCTTCTACAACAACGTCTGCTCCCCCCCCTCCTACAACAAC AGCGACTCTCCCCACAACGACGTCTGCTACTCTCCCTCTCACAGCGACAACAGCAACATCAGCCACTCTCTCTCCCCCTCTCACTACACGT GAGCTCACGCCATCTCCTCGCAAGTCAAACTATTCAGACAGGCTGCCAAAGTACTGGAAAAATCATGTTTGTGAGGCAGATGCGGATTGGATTGGGAGACAGATGTTTGTGGCCAAGGGGAAGCTCACAGACAAGCTAAAGATCTGGTGGCACCCCCCGAGCCATGATCGCATTCCCTCTGCTCAGCCACATCCAGAGGATTACACCCTCAAAAGGCTGTGTCTGTGGGCGCCGAGGATGCTTTGGAAGGTCGATTTCAAGTGTCCTCAGTGTACTACAACACGATACAATCTGTGGTCCAAAGGTCTTTACCACAATATTCGAGTGGTTCTGGACTTCAAAGATAGGTACTACCTGGCAGCTGAATACTATGAGTGTAGAATCTGCAAAGGTACGTACGCAGCCTGGGACCACCGAATCCTCGATCAGCTTGACGAAGGCCTGAGGTCCCATTTTCCCGCTGTCTTGACTCGGCAGTATGGGTGTGACAAGTCTGTTATAACCCTCCTGCGTAGCCGGACGCTGGGAAACAGCCCATCAGCCCTCCGTAACAAAGTGTGGGAGGTGCATTCAGACCACTTTCTGGCACAACAGCTGCGATATTTAAGTGACTGCAAGCGGCATCGAGACGGCATAGGGCAACACACCACTCATTGCCAATACATCGAACCCCCTTCTTTGCCACCATTCCCATCTCGTGAGTGGTTCCTTGCCGTATATACCCGGGATGTTTGGAATAGGCTCCCTTTGCTCTTGGCAGCAGCAACTTCAACGTACGGCTCAATTTTAAAAATTGACTCCACGAAAAAAATTGCCAAAAAGCTGCAAGGAGCAGAGACCGACACGGCCAACTGGGCCACAAACGTTGGCAACGAGCGCGGGGAGGTGCTAGTGTCAATCCTCACTGACTCAGAGTCAAACGAAAGTTTGGCTCGGATGGCAAATGGACTGATGGGGAG GTACGAGCTGGCCCATATTTCAACCCCGAACGTGCTCTACACCAACAGAGACTGTTGCACCCAGAACGGACCTTCAAAGTACCAA GCTCTGTTTAGTCGGTGGAATGGCCTTGAAGTGCGCCTTGACTCCTGGCATTTTATGAGAAGACTGTCAGGCGGGTGCACCAGTAAGTCCCACCCACTGTATGGGACTTTTATGGCAAAATTGTCCACTGCCATTTTTGAATGGGACGAAACGGACTACCAGCGGTTGGTAGAGGCAAAACTGGGGGAAATGATGGTTGCTGGCCTGCGAAACCCCTCTGAGTCAGCGGCGAAGAAGGCCATCAAGGTCGCAGAACTGGCCAGGCACTGTAAGAGGAGGACTCGGGGAACGGCAGCCACCATCCACCTCATTGAATCGCTCCTCTTAACTCTGAAAGAGGCCACTGACAGCCTGGGAGTGCCACTGATAGGAGAGGGAATGCCAGAAATTTGGCAGGAACAGCGCCATCATGTGGCTTGTCTTCAGGACGTTAAAGATATACACCTGTATACTGTAACAG GGCATCTAACCAAGGGAGGGGTGACACTCCCTACAGTGAGGTGTGCCAGGGGCTCTACCTCACTTGAGAGCTTCCATTTGCACATGGCGAGGTTCATTCCAGGGACGTCTGCTAGTGCTGTGCACTATCAGGCGTATCTCCTGGAAGGCCTCACAAGGTGGAATGCTGCACGGGCTTCGGCAGCACACCCTGCACCCTCGCCAATTTCTCGAACATTTACTATGGCACGGGCTTTGGCAGCAGCACGCCCTACATCCTCATCCCCTTTTCGGACGTTTAATATGTCTCTTCAGGAAAAG GTGAGCAAGCTGAGCCAAGATCTGATGGGGCTCTCTCTCCTCCCTACTGATCGGCCACCAGCCAAATACAGTGGGGAGCTGTTTGGGGTCGAGTACCTCTACACCCAATCTGGGGATGTGTTCCAGCCTAACCTAGACACCGAAGTCGAGAAAGGACTCGATGGGGTGGAGGATGAAGGTTTTCAAGAGGGTCCTGAGAAGATTGGTGGCGGCCCAGACCTTGACTCCTTCTGTGCACCCCCCCCAGAAAGCTCTAGTGACGAG GAGTCTACTAATGAGGGAGAGGAGCCCGAGGAGGCTCTCGACTCAAGGGGTATTGCAG CAGTTGAGGTGGAGATTACTGCTCCTCCACCTCTGTCTAGAACCACCATATGGCGTCACCGTAAGGCTGGAGAATCCTCGACAGGGCCACCTACAACAGCCAGCGGTATGTCACTGTCTAGAACCACCATATGGCGTCACCGTAAGGCTGGAAAATCCTCGACAGGGCCACCTACAACAGCCAGCG GCCGAAAACAGTACTCGTGTGGGCAGTGTGGTGATGGTGTGTCCACTGGGGGGCACACGCAATTTCGCGGCCAGCGCTACTGCCCCAAAACAGCAGGGGTTTCAAAAGAGGACTGGTTAGCCTCTAAGCGAGAGGAGTGGAAACTCA AGCAACAAGCCAAGACATGA